A window from Citrus sinensis cultivar Valencia sweet orange chromosome 3, DVS_A1.0, whole genome shotgun sequence encodes these proteins:
- the LOC102627662 gene encoding disease resistance protein RPV1-like isoform X3, whose amino-acid sequence MASSSSPRNNNEHDVFLSFRGEDTRDNFTSHLYSALCQKSIATFIDNDLKRGDEISQSLLDTIEASSISIVIFSKRHASSGWCLDELLKILECKHKYGQIVIPVFYRVDPSHVRKRIGSFGDSISKLEERFPDKMQRWRSALTEVANLSGFNSHVIRPESKLIEEIVSEVLERLDDTFETENKLVGVDSRIEEILSLLGVGLTMDTCKLGIWGIGGVGKTAIAGAFFSKISRRFEGSYFAHNVREAEETGKLADLRKELLSTLLNDGNMNKFPNIGLNFQSKRLTRKKVLIVFDDVNHPRQIEFLIGNLDWFASGSRILITARDKQALINCGVNKIYQIKELVHVDALKLFNQCAFGRDHPDASYIELTHEAIKYAQGVPIALKILGRFLFRKRKEVWENAISKLEMVPQMEIQEVLKISYDGLDDKEKNIFLDIACFLVGEDRDIVTKYLNACEFFATSGIEVLVDKSLITISEYNKIRMHDLMRNMGREIVRQESINDPSKRSRLWHHKEIYEVLTENMGTEEIEGICLDMSKVEEIHLYSDTFTKMRKLRFLKFYNSSINGENKCKVSNIQDPVFPEIRYLFWHGYPLKSLPSITHPAKLVLLEVPHSNIQQLGDGGQHHCKLSQIITAARNFVTKTPNPSFIRSLNKLTILNLSGCSQLKRLPAEILSAGNMEEMILNGTAIEELPSSIECLSRLLHLGLRDCKRLKSLPKGLYHCAALESLSDLFSISYDYYIRCFELSTNYKLDRNELRSILEDALQKIQDMACTTRWKQLYENLEKISYPERRGYVYVPGNEIPKWFRFQSVGSLITLKVPSPPADNWFSNGKVIGFAFSAIVSFPDHHDVKKLGLCELVCEIKVKSEDCNPQVILRYVVVVRNLESDHLLMGYYFFDDHDFNAFRENTCVLEAVQFYYKMYDDASECLECYPVKKCGIHLFSAPDSTEDPSEIFKCEKEEEPQHPSKRLKYS is encoded by the exons atggcttcttcttcttctcctcgaAACAATAATGAGCATGATGTTTTTCTTAGTTTCAGAGGAGAGGACACCCGTGACAACTTTACCAGCCATCTCTATTCAGCCTTGTGCCAAAAAAGTATTGCAACTTTCATTGACAATGATCTTAAGAGAGGAGATGAAATTTCACAGTCTCTTCTTGATACAATTGAAGCATCAAGCATCTCAATTGTCATTTTCTCAAAAAGGCATGCTTCTTCAGGATGGTGTCTCGATGAACTTTTAAAGATCCTCGAATGCAAGCACAAGTATGGACAGATTGTGATACCAGTTTTCTATCGGGTTGATCCATCACATGTGAGGAAGCGAATTGGGAGTTTTGGGGACTCAATTTCGAAGCTTGAAGAAAGATTTCCAGACAAGATGCAAAGATGGAGGAGTGCTTTGACCGAAGTAGCCAATCTCTCTGGCTTTAATTCTCACGTCATTAg GCCTGAATCTAAACTTATAGAGGAAATTGTTAGTGAAGTTTTGGAGAGGCTAGATGATACTTTTGAAACTGAAAACAAGTTGGTTGGAGTTGACTCTCGCATTGaagaaattttatctttattaggTGTTGGGTTGACCATGGATACTTGCAAATTAGGGATCTGGGGCATTGGCGGCGTAGGAAAGACAGCAATCGCAGGTgctttttttagtaaaatctCTAGACGTTTTGAAGGTTCTTACTTTGCTCATAATGTTAGAGAAGCAGAAGAAACAGGCAAATTAGCTGACTTGCGAAAGGAACTTCTTTCCACATTATTGAACGATGGAAATATGAACAAATTTCCAAATATCGGCCTTaattttcaaagcaaaagGCTTACTCGCAAGAAGGTTCTAATTGTTTTTGATGATGTGAATCATCCAAGACAAATAGAATTCTTAATTGGGAACCTTGATTGGTTTGCTTCTGGGAGTCGAATACTAATAACAGCAAGAGACAAACAAGCGCTTATAAATTGTGGGGTCAATAAAATATACCAGATAAAGGAATTAGTACATGTCGATGCTCTTAAGCTTTTCAATCAATGTGCTTTTGGAAGAGACCATCCCGATGCAAGTTATATCGAGTTGACACACGAGGCAATAAAATATGCTCAGGGAGTTCCAATAGCGCTTAAAATTTTAGGTCGCTTTCTatttagaaagagaaaagaggtGTGGGAAAATGCAATTAGTAAACTGGAAATGGTTCCTCAGATGGAGATTCAAGAGGtcttaaaaataagttatgaTGGTTTAGATGACAAAGAGAAGAATATCTTTTTGGATATTGCATGTTTCTTGGTCGGAGAGGACAGAGATATAGTAACAAAATATCTAAATGCATGTGAATTCTTTGCAACATCAGGCATAGAAGTTCTTGTTGATAAGTCTCTTATTACTATTTCAGAATACAACAAAATAAGAATGCATGATCTCATGCGAAATATGGGCAGAGAAATTGTTCGGCAAGAATCCATCAACGATCCTAGTAAACGCAGTCGATTGTGGCATCACAAAGAGATTTATGAAGTTTTAACAGAGAACATG gGGACTGAAGAAATTGAGGGCATATGCTTAGATATGTCTAAAGTGGAAGAGATCCATCTATATTCAGATACTTTCACGAAGATGcgtaaattgagatttttgaaattctatAACTCATCCATCAATGGAGAAAACAAATGTAAGGTGTCAAATATCCAAGACCCCGTATTTCCTGAAATTAGGTATCTGTTTTGGCACGGATATCCGTTGAAATCATTACCATCAATCACTCATCCTGCTAAACTTGTTTTACTTGAAGTGCCCCATAGCAATATTCAACAACTCGGGGATGGTGGCCAG CATCATTGTAAGTTAAGCCAGATAATCACCGCTGCCCGTAATTTTGTTACCAAAACTCCTAACCCATCGTTTATTCGAAGTCTGAACAAGCTAACTATCTTGAATCTAAGCGGCTGCTCACAACTGAAGAGACTTCCTGCAGAGATCTTATCTGCTGGTAATATGGAAGAGATGATTTTGAATGGAACTGCAATTGAAGAACTGCCCTCATCCATTGAGTGTCTCAGTCGGCTTTTGCACTTGGGCCTTCGAGATTGTAAAAGGCTTAAGAGTCTCCCCAAAGGCCTGT ATCATTGCGCGGCTCTGGAATCATTATCAGACTTATTCTCAATAAGTTATGATTATTATATCCGGTGTTTTGAGCTGAGCACTAATTATAAATTGGACCGGAATGAGCTCAGAAGTATTCTTGAAGATGCTCTGCAAAAAATTCAGGATATGGCATGTACAACACGTTGGAAACAATTATACGAAAATTTGGAAAAG ATATCTTACCCAGAACGTAGAGGTTACGTCTATGTACCAGGTAATGAAATTCCAAAGTGGTTTAGGTTTCAAAGTGTTGGATCTTTGATAACCTTGAAGGTGCCGTCGCCACCTGCAGATAATTGGTTCAGTAATGGTAAAGTAATCGGCTTTGCTTTTAGCGCTATTGTGTCATTTCCAGACCATCATGACGTGAAAAAATTAGGGCTATGTGAATTGGTCTGTGAAATCAAAGTTAAATCGGAAGATTGCAATCCGCAGGTCATACTGAGATATGTAGTGGTAGTTAGAAATTTAGAGTCAGATCACTTACTTATGGGGTACTATTTCTTTGACGATCATGATTTTAATGCTTTTCGGGAAAATACTTGCGTTCTTGAGGCAGTCCAATTCTATTACAAGATGTACGATGATGCTTCTGAATGTCTGGAATGTTACCCGGTGAAAAAATGTGGGATTCATTTATTCTCCGCCCCAGATTCAACGGAAGACCCAAGCGAAATTTTCAAGTGCGAAAAAGAAGAGGAACCACAGCACCCCAGCAAAAGACTGAAATACTCTTGA
- the LOC102627662 gene encoding disease resistance protein RUN1-like isoform X6, with amino-acid sequence MASSSSPRNNNEHDVFLSFRGEDTRDNFTSHLYSALCQKSIATFIDNDLKRGDEISQSLLDTIEASSISIVIFSKRHASSGWCLDELLKILECKHKYGQIVIPVFYRVDPSHVRKRIGSFGDSISKLEERFPDKMQRWRSALTEVANLSGFNSHVIRPESKLIEEIVSEVLERLDDTFETENKLVGVDSRIEEILSLLGVGLTMDTCKLGIWGIGGVGKTAIAGAFFSKISRRFEGSYFAHNVREAEETGKLADLRKELLSTLLNDGNMNKFPNIGLNFQSKRLTRKKVLIVFDDVNHPRQIEFLIGNLDWFASGSRILITARDKQALINCGVNKIYQIKELVHVDALKLFNQCAFGRDHPDASYIELTHEAIKYAQGVPIALKILGRFLFRKRKEVWENAISKLEMVPQMEIQEVLKISYDGLDDKEKNIFLDIACFLVGEDRDIVTKYLNACEFFATSGIEVLVDKSLITISEYNKIRMHDLMRNMGREIVRQESINDPSKRSRLWHHKEIYEVLTENMGTEEIEGICLDMSKVEEIHLYSDTFTKMRKLRFLKFYNSSINGENKCKVSNIQDPVFPEIRYLFWHGYPLKSLPSITHPAKLVLLEVPHSNIQQLGDGGQHHCKLSQIITAARNFVTKTPNPSFIRSLNKLTILNLSGCSQLKRLPAEILSAGNMEEMILNGTAIEELPSSIECLSRLLHLGLRDCKRLKSLPKGLCCILSA; translated from the exons atggcttcttcttcttctcctcgaAACAATAATGAGCATGATGTTTTTCTTAGTTTCAGAGGAGAGGACACCCGTGACAACTTTACCAGCCATCTCTATTCAGCCTTGTGCCAAAAAAGTATTGCAACTTTCATTGACAATGATCTTAAGAGAGGAGATGAAATTTCACAGTCTCTTCTTGATACAATTGAAGCATCAAGCATCTCAATTGTCATTTTCTCAAAAAGGCATGCTTCTTCAGGATGGTGTCTCGATGAACTTTTAAAGATCCTCGAATGCAAGCACAAGTATGGACAGATTGTGATACCAGTTTTCTATCGGGTTGATCCATCACATGTGAGGAAGCGAATTGGGAGTTTTGGGGACTCAATTTCGAAGCTTGAAGAAAGATTTCCAGACAAGATGCAAAGATGGAGGAGTGCTTTGACCGAAGTAGCCAATCTCTCTGGCTTTAATTCTCACGTCATTAg GCCTGAATCTAAACTTATAGAGGAAATTGTTAGTGAAGTTTTGGAGAGGCTAGATGATACTTTTGAAACTGAAAACAAGTTGGTTGGAGTTGACTCTCGCATTGaagaaattttatctttattaggTGTTGGGTTGACCATGGATACTTGCAAATTAGGGATCTGGGGCATTGGCGGCGTAGGAAAGACAGCAATCGCAGGTgctttttttagtaaaatctCTAGACGTTTTGAAGGTTCTTACTTTGCTCATAATGTTAGAGAAGCAGAAGAAACAGGCAAATTAGCTGACTTGCGAAAGGAACTTCTTTCCACATTATTGAACGATGGAAATATGAACAAATTTCCAAATATCGGCCTTaattttcaaagcaaaagGCTTACTCGCAAGAAGGTTCTAATTGTTTTTGATGATGTGAATCATCCAAGACAAATAGAATTCTTAATTGGGAACCTTGATTGGTTTGCTTCTGGGAGTCGAATACTAATAACAGCAAGAGACAAACAAGCGCTTATAAATTGTGGGGTCAATAAAATATACCAGATAAAGGAATTAGTACATGTCGATGCTCTTAAGCTTTTCAATCAATGTGCTTTTGGAAGAGACCATCCCGATGCAAGTTATATCGAGTTGACACACGAGGCAATAAAATATGCTCAGGGAGTTCCAATAGCGCTTAAAATTTTAGGTCGCTTTCTatttagaaagagaaaagaggtGTGGGAAAATGCAATTAGTAAACTGGAAATGGTTCCTCAGATGGAGATTCAAGAGGtcttaaaaataagttatgaTGGTTTAGATGACAAAGAGAAGAATATCTTTTTGGATATTGCATGTTTCTTGGTCGGAGAGGACAGAGATATAGTAACAAAATATCTAAATGCATGTGAATTCTTTGCAACATCAGGCATAGAAGTTCTTGTTGATAAGTCTCTTATTACTATTTCAGAATACAACAAAATAAGAATGCATGATCTCATGCGAAATATGGGCAGAGAAATTGTTCGGCAAGAATCCATCAACGATCCTAGTAAACGCAGTCGATTGTGGCATCACAAAGAGATTTATGAAGTTTTAACAGAGAACATG gGGACTGAAGAAATTGAGGGCATATGCTTAGATATGTCTAAAGTGGAAGAGATCCATCTATATTCAGATACTTTCACGAAGATGcgtaaattgagatttttgaaattctatAACTCATCCATCAATGGAGAAAACAAATGTAAGGTGTCAAATATCCAAGACCCCGTATTTCCTGAAATTAGGTATCTGTTTTGGCACGGATATCCGTTGAAATCATTACCATCAATCACTCATCCTGCTAAACTTGTTTTACTTGAAGTGCCCCATAGCAATATTCAACAACTCGGGGATGGTGGCCAG CATCATTGTAAGTTAAGCCAGATAATCACCGCTGCCCGTAATTTTGTTACCAAAACTCCTAACCCATCGTTTATTCGAAGTCTGAACAAGCTAACTATCTTGAATCTAAGCGGCTGCTCACAACTGAAGAGACTTCCTGCAGAGATCTTATCTGCTGGTAATATGGAAGAGATGATTTTGAATGGAACTGCAATTGAAGAACTGCCCTCATCCATTGAGTGTCTCAGTCGGCTTTTGCACTTGGGCCTTCGAGATTGTAAAAGGCTTAAGAGTCTCCCCAAAGGCCTGT GTTGCATTCTTTCTGCTTAA
- the LOC102627662 gene encoding disease resistance protein RPP2B-like isoform X4, which translates to MDTCKLGIWGIGGVGKTAIAGAFFSKISRRFEGSYFAHNVREAEETGKLADLRKELLSTLLNDGNMNKFPNIGLNFQSKRLTRKKVLIVFDDVNHPRQIEFLIGNLDWFASGSRILITARDKQALINCGVNKIYQIKELVHVDALKLFNQCAFGRDHPDASYIELTHEAIKYAQGVPIALKILGRFLFRKRKEVWENAISKLEMVPQMEIQEVLKISYDGLDDKEKNIFLDIACFLVGEDRDIVTKYLNACEFFATSGIEVLVDKSLITISEYNKIRMHDLMRNMGREIVRQESINDPSKRSRLWHHKEIYEVLTENMGTEEIEGICLDMSKVEEIHLYSDTFTKMRKLRFLKFYNSSINGENKCKVSNIQDPVFPEIRYLFWHGYPLKSLPSITHPAKLVLLEVPHSNIQQLGDGGQHHCKLSQIITAARNFVTKTPNPSFIRSLNKLTILNLSGCSQLKRLPAEILSAGNMEEMILNGTAIEELPSSIECLSRLLHLGLRDCKRLKSLPKGLCKLKSLKFLILNGCGITQLPENLGQLFSLEEFCLRKTKFEKIPTNVIHLSRLHSFCLSYCERLQSLPKLPCNLKELDADHCAALESLSDLFSISYDYYIRCFELSTNYKLDRNELRSILEDALQKIQDMACTTRWKQLYENLEKISYPERRGYVYVPGNEIPKWFRFQSVGSLITLKVPSPPADNWFSNGKVIGFAFSAIVSFPDHHDVKKLGLCELVCEIKVKSEDCNPQVILRYVVVVRNLESDHLLMGYYFFDDHDFNAFRENTCVLEAVQFYYKMYDDASECLECYPVKKCGIHLFSAPDSTEDPSEIFKCEKEEEPQHPSKRLKYS; encoded by the exons ATGGATACTTGCAAATTAGGGATCTGGGGCATTGGCGGCGTAGGAAAGACAGCAATCGCAGGTgctttttttagtaaaatctCTAGACGTTTTGAAGGTTCTTACTTTGCTCATAATGTTAGAGAAGCAGAAGAAACAGGCAAATTAGCTGACTTGCGAAAGGAACTTCTTTCCACATTATTGAACGATGGAAATATGAACAAATTTCCAAATATCGGCCTTaattttcaaagcaaaagGCTTACTCGCAAGAAGGTTCTAATTGTTTTTGATGATGTGAATCATCCAAGACAAATAGAATTCTTAATTGGGAACCTTGATTGGTTTGCTTCTGGGAGTCGAATACTAATAACAGCAAGAGACAAACAAGCGCTTATAAATTGTGGGGTCAATAAAATATACCAGATAAAGGAATTAGTACATGTCGATGCTCTTAAGCTTTTCAATCAATGTGCTTTTGGAAGAGACCATCCCGATGCAAGTTATATCGAGTTGACACACGAGGCAATAAAATATGCTCAGGGAGTTCCAATAGCGCTTAAAATTTTAGGTCGCTTTCTatttagaaagagaaaagaggtGTGGGAAAATGCAATTAGTAAACTGGAAATGGTTCCTCAGATGGAGATTCAAGAGGtcttaaaaataagttatgaTGGTTTAGATGACAAAGAGAAGAATATCTTTTTGGATATTGCATGTTTCTTGGTCGGAGAGGACAGAGATATAGTAACAAAATATCTAAATGCATGTGAATTCTTTGCAACATCAGGCATAGAAGTTCTTGTTGATAAGTCTCTTATTACTATTTCAGAATACAACAAAATAAGAATGCATGATCTCATGCGAAATATGGGCAGAGAAATTGTTCGGCAAGAATCCATCAACGATCCTAGTAAACGCAGTCGATTGTGGCATCACAAAGAGATTTATGAAGTTTTAACAGAGAACATG gGGACTGAAGAAATTGAGGGCATATGCTTAGATATGTCTAAAGTGGAAGAGATCCATCTATATTCAGATACTTTCACGAAGATGcgtaaattgagatttttgaaattctatAACTCATCCATCAATGGAGAAAACAAATGTAAGGTGTCAAATATCCAAGACCCCGTATTTCCTGAAATTAGGTATCTGTTTTGGCACGGATATCCGTTGAAATCATTACCATCAATCACTCATCCTGCTAAACTTGTTTTACTTGAAGTGCCCCATAGCAATATTCAACAACTCGGGGATGGTGGCCAG CATCATTGTAAGTTAAGCCAGATAATCACCGCTGCCCGTAATTTTGTTACCAAAACTCCTAACCCATCGTTTATTCGAAGTCTGAACAAGCTAACTATCTTGAATCTAAGCGGCTGCTCACAACTGAAGAGACTTCCTGCAGAGATCTTATCTGCTGGTAATATGGAAGAGATGATTTTGAATGGAACTGCAATTGAAGAACTGCCCTCATCCATTGAGTGTCTCAGTCGGCTTTTGCACTTGGGCCTTCGAGATTGTAAAAGGCTTAAGAGTCTCCCCAAAGGCCTGTGTAAGTTGAAATCtctaaaatttcttattcTGAATGGTTGCGGCATCACGCAGTTACCTGAAAATCTTGGCCAGTTATTCTCGCTAGAAGAATTCTGTCTAAGGAAAACCAAGTTTGAGAAAATACCAACAAACGTCATACATCTTTCTAGGTTGCATTCTTTCTGCTTAAGTTATTGTGAGAGGCTTCAATCTTTACCAAAGCTTCCATGCAATCTAAAGGAATTGGATGCAGATCATTGCGCGGCTCTGGAATCATTATCAGACTTATTCTCAATAAGTTATGATTATTATATCCGGTGTTTTGAGCTGAGCACTAATTATAAATTGGACCGGAATGAGCTCAGAAGTATTCTTGAAGATGCTCTGCAAAAAATTCAGGATATGGCATGTACAACACGTTGGAAACAATTATACGAAAATTTGGAAAAG ATATCTTACCCAGAACGTAGAGGTTACGTCTATGTACCAGGTAATGAAATTCCAAAGTGGTTTAGGTTTCAAAGTGTTGGATCTTTGATAACCTTGAAGGTGCCGTCGCCACCTGCAGATAATTGGTTCAGTAATGGTAAAGTAATCGGCTTTGCTTTTAGCGCTATTGTGTCATTTCCAGACCATCATGACGTGAAAAAATTAGGGCTATGTGAATTGGTCTGTGAAATCAAAGTTAAATCGGAAGATTGCAATCCGCAGGTCATACTGAGATATGTAGTGGTAGTTAGAAATTTAGAGTCAGATCACTTACTTATGGGGTACTATTTCTTTGACGATCATGATTTTAATGCTTTTCGGGAAAATACTTGCGTTCTTGAGGCAGTCCAATTCTATTACAAGATGTACGATGATGCTTCTGAATGTCTGGAATGTTACCCGGTGAAAAAATGTGGGATTCATTTATTCTCCGCCCCAGATTCAACGGAAGACCCAAGCGAAATTTTCAAGTGCGAAAAAGAAGAGGAACCACAGCACCCCAGCAAAAGACTGAAATACTCTTGA